Proteins from a genomic interval of Acetobacterium woodii DSM 1030:
- a CDS encoding DUF1015 domain-containing protein: protein MATIKPFKAVRPFPEKAQDVAALPYDVYNREEAAIAARGKLDSFLRVDRPETTLDPRIKINDPFVYETARKNLEKLFHRNALTQDTNDCLYIYELVMDGRSQVGLVVCTAIDEYLDNTIKKHELTRADKEEDRIKHVDACNANTGPIFLTYRAQDAINEMIGTWQKEHEPVYDFISEDGITHRAWVVDDEAVINGLVEKFGDVKSLYIADGHHRSASAVKVGLMRREANPNYTGDEEFNYFLSVLFPDEQLYIMDYNRVVKDLNGLSVEVFLDTLSEKFDIEARGAEPVKPPQKGSFGLYVDGKWYLLTVKEGVYDPTDPVNSLDVAILQNNILVPILGIGDIRTDKRIDFVGGIRGLKELERRANDDMALAFSMYPTSIEELMNIADADLLMPPKSTWFEPKLRSGLFIHNLD, encoded by the coding sequence ATGGCAACAATCAAACCTTTTAAAGCGGTTCGCCCTTTTCCTGAAAAAGCTCAGGATGTTGCGGCACTGCCTTATGACGTGTACAACCGGGAAGAAGCAGCCATTGCGGCGCGCGGTAAACTGGATTCATTTTTACGTGTTGATCGACCTGAAACGACATTGGATCCACGAATAAAAATTAATGATCCTTTTGTTTATGAAACTGCCCGAAAAAATCTGGAGAAATTATTTCACCGTAACGCCTTAACCCAAGATACAAACGATTGTTTATATATTTATGAATTGGTTATGGACGGACGAAGCCAGGTAGGTTTAGTTGTTTGTACCGCTATTGACGAATATCTCGATAATACCATTAAAAAACATGAATTAACCCGCGCTGACAAGGAAGAAGATCGAATCAAACATGTAGATGCCTGTAACGCTAATACCGGACCGATTTTTCTAACCTATCGGGCGCAGGATGCCATCAATGAAATGATCGGTACCTGGCAAAAAGAACACGAACCGGTTTATGATTTTATTTCCGAAGATGGAATTACCCATCGGGCCTGGGTAGTTGACGATGAGGCAGTCATTAATGGCTTAGTTGAAAAGTTTGGCGATGTCAAAAGCCTATACATTGCCGATGGACATCACCGTTCAGCTTCCGCTGTTAAAGTTGGACTGATGCGTCGGGAAGCGAATCCCAACTATACCGGAGACGAAGAATTTAACTATTTCCTATCCGTTTTATTCCCCGATGAACAGCTTTATATCATGGATTATAACCGCGTCGTCAAAGATCTTAACGGATTAAGTGTGGAAGTTTTTTTAGATACTCTGTCTGAAAAATTTGATATTGAAGCACGTGGTGCAGAGCCGGTAAAACCACCTCAAAAAGGCAGTTTTGGTTTATATGTGGATGGAAAATGGTATTTGCTGACGGTTAAAGAAGGGGTTTATGATCCTACTGATCCGGTTAATTCGCTGGATGTGGCGATTCTGCAAAACAACATTTTAGTTCCGATTCTGGGAATTGGCGACATTCGTACCGATAAACGGATTGATTTTGTGGGCGGAATTCGTGGTTTAAAAGAACTGGAACGTCGTGCTAATGACGACATGGCTTTAGCTTTTTCGATGTATCCGACCTCAATTGAAGAATTAATGAATATCGCCGATGCCGATTTATTAATGCCGCCAAAATCAACCTGGTTTGAACCTAAATTACGAAGTGGATTATTTATTCACAATTTGGATTAA
- a CDS encoding TM1266 family iron-only hydrogenase system putative regulator — MEKRIGLIAIVVEKKDAVEKLNHVLHDYGEHIVGRMGIPYHQRNISVISVVVDASTNIISSLSGKLGMIDGLSVKTVYSKLPKNDEDEERDE, encoded by the coding sequence ATGGAAAAAAGAATTGGTCTCATTGCGATAGTTGTCGAAAAAAAAGATGCGGTTGAAAAATTGAATCACGTACTTCATGACTACGGCGAACATATTGTGGGACGGATGGGGATTCCATATCATCAACGGAATATTTCGGTGATCAGTGTCGTCGTCGATGCCTCAACCAATATCATCAGTTCACTTTCGGGGAAACTGGGGATGATTGATGGCTTAAGTGTTAAAACGGTTTATTCAAAATTACCTAAAAATGATGAAGATGAGGAACGTGATGAATAA
- the hydE gene encoding [FeFe] hydrogenase H-cluster radical SAM maturase HydE, with protein sequence MNKIIAKLERQHNLEKSEFRWLLENNTPELRRELSGRAQKVAHETFGKGVYIRGLIEFSNYCKNNCYYCGIRGSNNQVNRYRLTETEILDCCQNGYELGFRTFVLQGGEDPGFSDEQMVKLIEKIRRAYHDCAITLSLGERPKAVYEAFFAAGANRYLLRHETASNEHYQKLHPLELSLKNRKQCLVELKKIGFQVGTGFMVGSPHQTIDNLVEDLVFIKTLDPQMIGIGPFIPHHQTPYKNAKAGTLEETLLLISILRLLLPKALIPATTALGTINPDGRELGIRAGANVVMPNLSPVAVRKDYSLYDNKICTGDEAAECRGCLSKRMESIGYKILTHRGDYPEE encoded by the coding sequence ATGAATAAAATTATCGCAAAACTGGAGCGTCAACACAATCTCGAAAAATCCGAATTTCGGTGGCTGCTTGAAAATAATACCCCCGAACTACGGCGGGAACTATCCGGTCGGGCCCAAAAAGTCGCCCACGAAACCTTTGGAAAAGGGGTTTACATCCGGGGACTGATTGAATTCAGCAATTATTGTAAAAATAATTGCTACTATTGCGGGATTCGCGGTAGTAATAATCAGGTTAATCGGTATCGCTTGACCGAAACCGAAATTCTCGATTGTTGCCAGAATGGTTATGAGCTGGGATTTCGCACCTTTGTGCTGCAAGGTGGGGAAGACCCGGGTTTTTCCGATGAACAAATGGTTAAACTGATCGAAAAAATACGTCGGGCTTATCATGATTGTGCCATTACACTCTCGTTGGGAGAACGGCCTAAAGCGGTTTATGAAGCATTTTTTGCGGCCGGAGCCAATCGTTATTTATTACGGCATGAAACCGCAAGTAATGAACATTACCAAAAACTTCATCCCCTGGAACTCAGTCTAAAAAATCGAAAACAATGTTTGGTGGAGCTAAAAAAAATCGGATTTCAGGTTGGCACCGGGTTTATGGTGGGATCGCCCCATCAAACAATTGACAACCTTGTCGAGGATTTGGTTTTTATTAAAACCCTGGACCCGCAGATGATTGGGATCGGCCCTTTTATCCCGCATCACCAGACCCCTTATAAAAATGCCAAGGCCGGAACTTTGGAAGAAACCCTGCTATTGATTTCAATTTTGCGCTTGCTTTTGCCAAAGGCTCTAATTCCAGCGACAACAGCATTGGGAACGATTAATCCGGATGGCCGGGAACTGGGAATTCGGGCTGGGGCTAATGTGGTCATGCCTAACTTGTCGCCGGTAGCAGTACGAAAAGATTATAGTTTATATGATAATAAAATTTGTACCGGTGATGAAGCCGCGGAATGTCGGGGTTGTTTAAGTAAACGGATGGAATCGATCGGTTATAAAATTTTAACCCATCGGGGCGATTACCCCGAAGAATAA
- a CDS encoding phosphoglycerate dehydrogenase codes for MNYKIQTLNNISKKGLKILSDNYTVLDQPENPDAILLRSFKMHDMDLPASVKFVGRAGAGVNNIPLDKCSEKGIVVCNSPGANANAVKELVIAGMLISSRKVVDGIEWSNTLVDKGDEVPALVEKGKSAFSGPELYGKKIGVIGLGAIGVLVANMAVDLGMKVYGFDPFISINNAWGLSRKVRRAASKEQIFKNCDYISLHIPFMEETKDYVNANLLKDTKEGLRLLNFARGGLVNYDALENAIEEGIVASYVTDFPNERLLKMKNVINIPHLGASTPESEENCAEMVIHSLKEYLENGNIINSVNYPDCDMGICESANRITVNHANVPNMLGQITKILADNDINISIMTNKNRGAWAYTMIDVDCNVGEDVKTALKGIKGVTRVRIIK; via the coding sequence TTGAATTATAAAATACAAACCCTTAATAATATTTCTAAAAAAGGGTTAAAAATATTAAGTGATAATTACACGGTTTTAGATCAACCGGAAAATCCTGATGCCATTTTATTAAGAAGTTTTAAAATGCATGATATGGATCTGCCGGCCAGCGTTAAATTTGTTGGTCGAGCCGGAGCCGGGGTTAATAATATTCCTTTAGATAAATGTTCGGAAAAAGGGATTGTGGTTTGTAACTCACCGGGGGCCAACGCGAACGCGGTAAAAGAGTTAGTAATTGCCGGGATGCTGATCTCGTCACGTAAGGTCGTTGATGGGATTGAATGGTCAAACACATTAGTTGATAAAGGCGATGAAGTTCCCGCGCTGGTTGAAAAAGGCAAAAGTGCTTTTAGCGGTCCGGAACTTTATGGTAAAAAAATAGGCGTTATCGGTTTAGGCGCAATTGGCGTGTTGGTTGCCAATATGGCGGTTGATTTGGGGATGAAGGTTTATGGTTTTGATCCATTTATTTCAATCAATAATGCTTGGGGTTTAAGTCGAAAAGTTCGACGCGCTGCCAGCAAAGAACAAATATTTAAAAACTGTGATTATATATCGTTGCATATTCCATTTATGGAAGAAACAAAAGATTATGTTAATGCCAACTTGTTAAAAGATACCAAAGAAGGTCTGCGATTACTTAATTTTGCCCGCGGTGGATTAGTTAATTACGACGCTTTGGAAAATGCCATCGAGGAGGGAATCGTTGCAAGTTATGTAACAGATTTTCCTAACGAACGATTATTGAAAATGAAAAATGTTATCAATATCCCACATTTGGGAGCGTCGACCCCAGAAAGCGAAGAGAATTGCGCGGAAATGGTGATTCATTCATTAAAAGAATATCTGGAAAATGGGAACATCATTAATTCAGTCAATTATCCGGATTGTGATATGGGGATTTGTGAATCGGCAAATCGAATTACCGTTAACCATGCCAATGTCCCGAATATGTTAGGTCAAATCACTAAAATTTTGGCCGACAATGATATCAATATTTCGATTATGACCAATAAAAACAGAGGTGCTTGGGCATACACGATGATCGATGTTGACTGTAACGTTGGTGAAGATGTAAAAACTGCATTAAAAGGAATCAAAGGCGTCACGCGCGTACGGATTATTAAATAA